The Candidatus Kryptoniota bacterium DNA segment ATAACTCACGAGAGCGGCCGCTATGAAGTTAAGCATGATCGTATTGATGACTTCGTGTGCCCCTGCTTTTGCCTTCAGATAACCCGGTATGAATCCCCAAACTCCGCCGCCGACCAGACCCGCAAGGATGAGCAGGGGAACTTCAAGGACGGCGGGCACTCCGAATGTTTTCATCCCGACTAATGCAGTCAGGAACGCTCCCATCTGAAGTTGTCCTTCCGCTCCGATATTGAAGAGTCCTGCCTTGAAACAGACCGCGACCGAAAGTCCCGCGAAGATGAGAGGTGTCGTCTTGAAGAGGAGCTGACCGATTCCGTACGAACTTCCGAGAGTTTGAGAGAAGAGAACGGAATACACTTCGATCGGATTCTTGCCGACACCGACGATGAAAATTGCGCCGACCGCGAATGAGAGTATAACCGCCAGCAGCGGAATCAAAAAATTCTGAGTGAGCGGATGTTCAAGCAGGGATCTTTTCGTCATTGCCTTTCGATCCAGTCATATATAATCCAAGCTCGCTCTCCTGAACTTTATTGTCAGGGAATATCCTTGTGATCTTCCCGCCGTACATGACGGCTATTCTATCCGACAAACCGAGTATCTCGTTGAGATCTGCCGACACGAGGAGTATTGCAATTCCCGCGTCTCGCGAGGCGATCAGAGTTCTGTGAATGAATTCGATACCACCGATGTCGACTCCGCGCGTCGGTTGACTGGCGATGATTACCTTCGCGTTCCGTGAAAGCTCGCGCGCGATTATCACTTTCTGCTGGTTTCCTCCTGAAAGTCCGCGCGTGTGAACCTCGGGGTCGGGCGGCCGGATGTCGTATCTTTCGATCAAGTTTCTGGCGTTTTCTTTTATCTTCGCCCGGTCGAGAGAAAAAGGTCCACCGAACTGCGGCCGATTATGTAATCCGAGAATCAGATTTTCGCAGATCGACATGTCGATGACGAGTCCTCGTTTTATCCGGTCTTCGGGAACATGAGCGATTCCATTTTCGAATACTTCACGCACTGTATGAGATGAAATCTCCGTCCCGTCAAGCATTATAGAACCTGTCGCGGGCTTGCTTAGTCCCGCGATACATTCGATGAGCTGCGATTGGCCGTTCCCTTCGACGCCGGCGATGCCGAGGATCTCTCCCGATGCAACCTCGAAAGAAACGTCCGAAAGAACGGATACGCCGCGCCGGTCGACGAAGCTCAGATTCCTCACCTGGAGTGCCGGCTTTGATTTCTTAGCCGCGCCTTTCTCCACCCGAAGTAGAACTGGCCTGCCCACCATTAACTGCGCGATTTCCTGCGGGTTAGTTCTTGCTGTCTCGAGCTCGCCAACCATCCTTCCTTTCCTCATTACCGAAATGCGGTCGCTTATTTCCATCACTTCATTGAGCTTGTGCGTGATGAGAATGATCGTTTTCCCCTCATCTCTTAATCCACGAAGGATCTTGAATAGCTGGGTAGACTCCTGCGGCGTCAGGACAGCAGTCGGTTCGTCAAGTATGAGCACTTCCGCCTTGCGATAGATCGCCTTAAGTATTTCCACTCTTTGCTGGACTCCGACACCGACATGCTCGACTCTTTCATCGAGCGGAACATGCAGTGAAAATTTTTCGGCAATTGCTTCGACCTTGGAAGCCGATTTCTTCAGGTCCATGAGTAAATGCCGCGTTGTCTCCATACCGAGTACGATGTTCTCAAGAACCGTCAGAGTCGGAACGAGCATGAAGTGCTGGTGGACCATTCCGATCCCGAGCTTTATGGAATCGTGAGGCGATCTGATCACCACCTTCTTCCCGTGCACCATGATGCTGCCGGAGTCGGGCTGGTACAAGCCGTATAGAGTTTCCATCAGCGTGGTCTTGCCCGCTCCGTTTTCTCCGACAAGAGCATGTATCGAACCCGCGACGACTCTCAGCGTAACGTCGTCGTTGGCGACCGTGCGCGCGAAGCGCTTCGTGATGTCGAGTAGTTCTATGGCGTAGGGCATTGGGATGACTAGCAATCAGAAATCAGCAGTCAGCAGTCAGCAATCAGCTATCAGCGGTTAGCTATTAGTAGTGGCTATTGGCTAAAAGCTAAAAAACTAATTGCTGCAGGCTGATCTACT contains these protein-coding regions:
- a CDS encoding ABC transporter ATP-binding protein, coding for MLVIPMPYAIELLDITKRFARTVANDDVTLRVVAGSIHALVGENGAGKTTLMETLYGLYQPDSGSIMVHGKKVVIRSPHDSIKLGIGMVHQHFMLVPTLTVLENIVLGMETTRHLLMDLKKSASKVEAIAEKFSLHVPLDERVEHVGVGVQQRVEILKAIYRKAEVLILDEPTAVLTPQESTQLFKILRGLRDEGKTIILITHKLNEVMEISDRISVMRKGRMVGELETARTNPQEIAQLMVGRPVLLRVEKGAAKKSKPALQVRNLSFVDRRGVSVLSDVSFEVASGEILGIAGVEGNGQSQLIECIAGLSKPATGSIMLDGTEISSHTVREVFENGIAHVPEDRIKRGLVIDMSICENLILGLHNRPQFGGPFSLDRAKIKENARNLIERYDIRPPDPEVHTRGLSGGNQQKVIIARELSRNAKVIIASQPTRGVDIGGIEFIHRTLIASRDAGIAILLVSADLNEILGLSDRIAVMYGGKITRIFPDNKVQESELGLYMTGSKGNDEKIPA